The nucleotide sequence gggtgggtgtgtttttagtttatttatatagtggattacattgacatgTTTTCATATGTTGAGTTGCCCCTGTATCTTTACAATAAAGCCTACCTGATAATGGTTGATGATGTTTTTAACATGTTCTTGAAttttgtttgcaagtattttaagtatttttatgttGATGCTTATGAAGAAATTGGTCTgcaattctctttcttttctgaatCATTTGGAGATTTGGGTTTCaggttattttctatattctttgtttacattccaaatgttttcccttttcccaaTTCTCCCCTctacatatgtcccataagtcctcttctctcaatccattctccaatcattcccctgcccttttctctgtcctggtactcccctaaaatgctggatcaagcctttccaggatcaaggccctcttcttccttcttcattggaatcatttgatatactaattgtgttttcagtattcagagcttcttggctaattaatatccacttatcaatgatttcattccatgtgtattcttttttgattgggttaccttgcttaggatgatattttccagttccaaccatttgcctaaaaaattaatgaattcattgtttttaattgctgagtaatattccattgtgtaaatataccacattttctgtatccattcctccactgaaggacatctggcttctttccagcttctggctattataaataagtctgctatgaacatagtggagcatgtgtccttatttcatgctggggaattctctgggtatatgcctaggagaggtatagcagggtcctcaggaagtgtcatgtccagttttctgaggaaccgccagactgatttccatagtggtggtaccatcttacaatcccaccagcagtggaggagtgtgcctctttctccacatcctggccaacacctgctgtctcctgagtttttaacctcagccattctgatttgtgtgaggtgaaatctcagagtttttgatttgcatttccataatgagtgatgatgttgaacatttcttaagtgcttctcagccatctgaatttctgaaaatcctttgtttagatctgtaccccatttttaatagggttatttggttctctgggatctaacttcttgagttctttgtatatattggatattagccctctattggatgtagggttggtgaagatcttttcccaataattttattgaagattttgctggccctttaaattgtaaatcttcactctcatctatgcctataatccttagttttggtcttctcattgtgtcctggatttcctggatgttttgggttacaagctttttgcattttgcattttctttgaccgttgagtccatggcttctatggtatcttcagcatctgagattctttcttctatctcttgtattctgttgttgatatttgcatctatggcccctgatttcttcccaaggttttctatctccgaagttgtctccctttgtgatttcatagttgtttctacttctgtttttagatcctggatggttttgctcagctccttcacttgcttgtttttgttttcctgtaattctttaagagatttttgtggttcctctttcatgacctcagcctgttgaccaaagttctcctgtatttctttaagtgatttttgcatttcctgcttattggcttctattttttgacccatattctcctgaatttcttttaatgatttttgtgtttcccttgtaagggcttctaatttttgatccattttctcctgaatttctttaagagatttatttatgtccttcctgtgttcctgtaacagcatcatgaccagtgatttttaaatccaaatcttgtttttctggtgtgttggatatccaggacttgctgttaatgaagaattgggtttagatgctgccatattgccttgatttctgttagtaacgttcctacatttgccttttgccatctagatctcactggtgttagttggtcttgttgtcagtgCAGGACTCACCAAGGGAAGCTGCCTCCttgcagctggcctccaggtgcacagttggccttctgctctgcctggagatggggcgccatggcccaggctgttcccgatccagaggtggagaccagaaggctccctccagaggcctcctgactggatcctctgctcttcTGGGCCGGACGGAGTCACCAATGCATGCTGCCTCCTTGCAGccagcctccaggtgcacagctgtccttctgcactgcctggaaacGGGGCGCCGTGGCCCAGGttgttgtttagaagattttaatgactgattctatttccttaggagttataggtctatgtaaattatttatttaatcttgatttaactttggtaagatATCAAGAAAATTGGTCATTTCATTTAGACTTTCcaactttccattttttttttttttggaaaaagggGGCATATATCATGTTCATACAGGCTGTTTCAGGAGGTTTTGGTTGTGTTTCAGCTATTTTGgaatcttctgtcttctctgatAGTGCTTCTAGGCTGTAGTGGAGACAATATTGCCCTGGCTGTTATTGACTTTTTTTTGATACTGACAGTGAGGTATCTGTATCCTGTCCTATTCATCTGGTGTCTTCTCAAGGAATGCCTGCTGATGCCTAAGACTGGAAATGAGGAATAAATTGAGGGAAGGATGTTTGCAGGAGGAGATCTTCGTGATCTTTTGGTGATGGgtcagagagaaaagggagactaTATCAGGTGTTctgaattgtcaaatgggacctcataaaattacaaagtttctgtaaggcaaaggacactgtaaaaaggaccaAACAGCACCAACAGATTTGGAATAGATCTTCACCCACCCTGcctctgacagaggactaatatccaatatatacaacaaactgAAGAAGTCAGACtcaagagagccaaataaccctatttaaaaaatggggtatatagctaaacaaagaattttcacctgaagacctttgaatggctgagaagcaccttaagaattgttcagcatcattagtgattagggaaatgcaaatcaaaacaaccctgagatttcaactcacaccagtcagaattgctaagattaaaaattcaggagacaacaagtgttggcaaggatatggaaaaagagaaacactcctccactgctgatgggaatgcaagttggtacaacttgatatggaaatcagcctggtggttcctcatgacacttccagaggaccctgctataccactcctgggcatatacccagaggattccccagcacgcaataaggacacatgcttcactatgttcatagcagccttatttgtaatagccagaagctggaaagaatccagatgtccctcaatggaggaatggatacagaaaatgtggtatatttacacaatggaatactactcagcaattaaaaacaatgaattcatgaagttcttaggcaaatggttggaactggaaaatatcatcctaagtgaggtaatccaatcacaaaagaacacacatggaatgcagtcactgattagtggatattagcccagaagctctgaatacccaagacacaattcgcatatcaaatgattcccaagaagaagaaaggagaggtccctggtcttgAAAAGGTtttatccagcattgtaggggagtaccaggacagagaagaagaaggaggttgATTAGAGAATGTGCAGAGGAACGAGGGagtatgggatttatggggagggggtaaccaggaaagggaaaatcatttggaatgtaaacaaaaatataggaaaaaaaaactagggaGGAGATTGAGATATTGAAtttgaaggagcagaaggagagacGAAAATCTCCAGTAAGCCTACTCACTTTCTTAGCAGGAGTGATCTgtggtttttcatttttcaattgagaagaaaaagtgtacaatacattttacatattatttctccTTTTCAACTCTTCCTAAATCTTCCTCATTGTTCTACCCACCAAAAGTCATGTTCTCCCCCTctctaaaaagaaaagcattcaaacataaataaataaataaataaataaataaatacacaatacatacatacataaatacataaatacataaagtgAAAAAAACAGCAGgacaaaaaatttttaaaaaattgagaaaGGTGAAATCAACTTTTTCCAGTAGAGTGTCATTGGGATATAACTCTAGTGCTTTTAGCAATCACATTACTAGGAGGATCTCATGCCTAGAAGAAATTGGCCAGCACAAACTAAAGTTTTATAAAGTATGACTATACTTTTAGTAGTATTTACAGCAAAACTGGACTAGGAAAAATAGGGcgttgttttctttttactaagGGAAACATATAAAAcccataattttatttctttttaatgttaccTGTTGGACATAGAGTTTGATTTTCGATACACACTACCTTAACACTAGATGGGACATTCCTAGTTCAGGGCCCAATGACAATGGAATTTGTTTTAAtggacaaatatttaaatatacttatAAAATTGTTCTGCCAGATAAACCAATAACACTAAATTAAATTATCATAATAAACTTTATCTTTGGCTGCCTTCTAAAATCTCTTTTAGAAAacattatctttttaaaactatttgcaaccatgttaaaaaaaacaaccctatATACTATTTCTATTAAAGCAAAGCATGTAGTATTATAAAGGACTTTTTAATTTGATAACTAATAATCCATTCAAAATTAGTCATAGGTTCTTCCTagaaggataaagaaaaaaaaattatttgtcatCAACTGACAAACAAAAAAGTTGTCACAGAAAAGAGTGTATTCTGACCAGAGTAAAACAACTACCATGGTACTTCTTAGCTCCTGCTTTACTATAAAACCCAAAATGTTGAAATTTTAAATTCACATTTCCCATATAAATACATGCCAACTTTCTCTGAAAACATATATTTGTGGAGTTTAAAATGATGGAAGAGACTTCTCTTCAACTATGTTCACATTGAATACTTCATGTATCTTagtgtttcctttatttttcatatttctcaAATTATAAAATCTCTTTTATtgctaaatgttttaaaaatgtgttcatgTTATTTAATCATCCACACAGTATGTTTCTATGTGGTAAAATAATGCTATTCATTATTTAATGAaagtaaaaatatgtatattattttcttttgttattcttgATTTCATGTGCCCTACCTTACTTGATAATATATTCCATGTTTAAAAGATTTaggtgttttaaatttatttacaatttgtttctcatttttttgTAGAGTTTGgataaaattaattgattttttaaattgagaaaatgtttctcaaTCTTGCAATAAATCCTGTTTgaacacatttatatttttatacaagTTCTTTTATCTGAATGAATCAAATTgatttatattagaaatattaaaaagaacaaattagATATTCTAAAAAGCTATATAATGAGTTCAAGATTTGGTAAACTCAGTTAACTTTAACTCCAGAAGAAAGATAAACATTTAAAGCAAATATTGGACAGTCACATTGTATTTAATGATCATATCCCTTTAGTCATCATAGCTTCTAACTCATCTCAAATTTCCCATCTTTACTGAGAATCTTATGATGTTGGgatattcttacatgttataCTAATATATTCTCATGAATCATATGTGGAAAAGTAGACATTACATCCATCAGAGTTAGTATAAATTAACCTCAGACCATTTCTAATAATTTAGAATATGCCTTTGTAAGCtcacatatttttctattttccctGGAGTAGAAAACTAGTTGGGCATTAGTAAAGATTGAAGGAAATGGAAGCTACACATTCTAACACAGGgtaattttctaaataaaagtGGCATGCATTTCTAATATATTAACATTAATAATATTTCATACACTAGTTTTATTTTATGCCTAGTTAAATTCTTTAATAATAAGCTGTTGGCATTTTGACAGTTCTCACTGAAACTCTCTATAGCTTAGTTAGACTTTAAATCCCCAAGGCCAATTCTACATTGCATCACAACTTAGCTGTGTATCTCATAAATTAGCTGTGTATCTCATATTTTAAAAGGTCTCTCAGctggaaaagaaattaaaagttgGAACCATCCAGTACTGTCTATTTCATTCCAAGAAGTGATGTTTGCTGTGTGAGAGTGTGGTGTGCTGTTAGGTAAATGTTTCTATTATTCTTtaaatttacaaaaaataaaatatgaatgtgAACAGATATAACTGATACAATTATGCAGATGTTACTCTTACTATCTTGGGTTCAAAGACATAAAACAGACATAAATTGTGGATGCTGAATTTTAGTGGATTCTCAATAATatagttctttctccttctgaTATTTAGAATAACCATATTTGGAATGAATAGTGTTCACTAaacatgcatttttattttttttagctatAAATTGTATATAGAGTAACTGAAACAAGTATGAGAATAGAGCCAATAATCAATACAGAAatacagaattaaaaagaaaatatcactatATATAAATTCACATATAGGAATATATATGAATTCATATACTCACAATCCACAACACAATGATGCTATATAAAAACCACAATGAAATGACAAGacattaaaaaagtaaataaaagtatgCATGTCCTGAAATTAATGAACCTTTtataacagtaattttgctattgtgtgTAGGCCTatagcaagataatttcacaacaTTGTATGCATTTGCCATTCTTCAATCAACCAAAAGTTCTCTATTTACACCTAGGCAATGACTACattttctgtaaagaaaaatgaaatgttcttAAGGAATACGTGGTTCCCAGCTTATTTCTTATTGCATAATCTCACTCAAAAAATCAACTAATGTACTAAtttgataaataaatatacacatgatAAACTTAATATCAATCTTCATCCAGTCCcctgtaatatatatttatgagaCTTTCAATATCTTTAGCAAATTGTTCTCTCTCTCAGAGGAACATTTAATCTaatcataaaattaaattcaGAACAATGACATCTATTATTTCATGTGAGGGACAACCTGAAGCTTTGTTGTAACACAGGAAGGCGTGGCTTCAACAACAAGATGcttacagttatgaaatataaGAGATGAAGGACAGAGGGCATGGTTTTACATACAAAGAAATGAGAGAATACACCAGTGTCTAGCAATGCTTCTACAAGAATAACTATAATCTAGTCAGAAGAGACATGAAGAATTGTTTTATTTGCTAATATTGTATAGGGATTGGTGATGGAGTCAGAAAACAAGACAGTTGTCACAGAATTCATCCTCATAGGATTAACCCAGTCACATGACATGCAACGCTTGGTCTTTGTTCTGAGCTTAATTTTCTACATCATCATCTTGCCTGGAAATATCCTCATCATCCTGACCATCAGGTCAGACCCTGGACTCACTGcccctctttatttcttcctgggaAATCTGGCCTTCCTGGATGCCTCCTACTCCTTCATTGTGACTCCCAGGATGTTGGTAGACATCTTTTCTGAGAAGAAGATAATCTCCTACAAAGCCTGCATCACTCAGCTATTTTTTTTGCACTTCCTTGGAGGAGGTGAAGGGTTACTTCTGGTTGTGATGGCCTTTGACCGCTACATTGCCATATGCAGACCTTTACATTACTCCACTGTTATGAGCCCTAGAGCCTGCTATGTGATGTTGTTGGTTCTCTGGCTTGGAGGATTTATTCACTCCATTATTCAGGTTGTCCTCATCCTCCGCTTGCCCTTCTGTGGTCCAAATCATCTAGATAACTTCTTCTGTGATGTCCCACAGGTCATCAAGCTAGCCTGTACAGATACCTTTGCAGTTGAGCTCCTAATGGTCTTCAATAGTGGCCTGCTTACCCTCCTGTGCTTCCTTGGTCTTCTGACTTCCTATGCAGTTATTTTATGCCATGTTCATAGGTCAGCTTCTGAAGGAAAAAGCAAAGCTATATCTACATGTACTACTCACGTTATCATTATATTTCTTATGTTTGGACCtgcaatttttatttatacacGTCCATTCACAGCCTTATCAGTCGACAAAGTGGTTTCTTTCTTCCATACAGTAATATTTCCCTTATTGAATCCTGTGATTTATACCCTTCGAAACCAGGAAGTGAAAACTTCCATGAAAAAGTTAATCATCCGGTATATTATTTGTTAATTGGATTTTAAATAAGCAATCAATGTGATAATTTTGCATGGAATTTATTGTTATAAAACAAATGTTGCTCTTGATTATATCTCCTCTTTCAGGCAGTATATAGGCAATTTGACACAGTTATGTGCATTGAGAAAATACTTTTTATACTTTAATGGTTGAAAACAGAATGACAAAGTTGTTGAAGTATATTCTATGAGTGTGATAAATGTGGAGAGCAAAACTTATAAGATGTATGAGTGAAAATCTCCTAAGGTTCTTCTATTGGCTTGTTTTAACTCAGCCTGATACAAGCTCGAGTCATCAGATAAGAGAGAATATCAATCAAGGAATGTTTCATTAGGTGTGGCtatatgacatttttttaaaactgatgactgataggggagggcccagcacaATGTGGAACGTGtcatgtggtcctgggttctgtaaacAATAAGGCTCAAGAAACCAATAGACAGCACCCTTACACGGATTTTGCTCTTGCTttccagttcctgccctgtttgagatcCTAGTCTGACTTTATTGATTGAAGGATTAAGACATGAAAATGTAGGTGAAACAAACTGTCTCCTCTCCAATCTGCTTTTGGTCATAAATAAtttgtttcatcatagcaatcaTAAACCCAACTAGGACAGGCTTTAGGCTGAAACAAAGAATTTCAGTATTCCCTAAATGTAGTAATAACATCTTtgtattttaaacataaatacaACTAACCTacagttctgtttgttttgtaatgGTTCATGACTATAGGAGTCTGTATATCATTCAATTCATGGTGATTTGTGGATTAGTAGGTCAGAAAATATCAATGGCCAAATGGCAGAGGACTTTCTGAACTTTTGCTTCCCTTGTTCTCGACATCACCAGTGAGTTTTTTGAcgtttttttctcttctgactgTT is from Apodemus sylvaticus chromosome 8, mApoSyl1.1, whole genome shotgun sequence and encodes:
- the LOC127691190 gene encoding olfactory receptor 4N4C-like — encoded protein: MESENKTVVTEFILIGLTQSHDMQRLVFVLSLIFYIIILPGNILIILTIRSDPGLTAPLYFFLGNLAFLDASYSFIVTPRMLVDIFSEKKIISYKACITQLFFLHFLGGGEGLLLVVMAFDRYIAICRPLHYSTVMSPRACYVMLLVLWLGGFIHSIIQVVLILRLPFCGPNHLDNFFCDVPQVIKLACTDTFAVELLMVFNSGLLTLLCFLGLLTSYAVILCHVHRSASEGKSKAISTCTTHVIIIFLMFGPAIFIYTRPFTALSVDKVVSFFHTVIFPLLNPVIYTLRNQEVKTSMKKLIIRYIIC